A region from the Aegilops tauschii subsp. strangulata cultivar AL8/78 chromosome 5, Aet v6.0, whole genome shotgun sequence genome encodes:
- the LOC141022458 gene encoding uncharacterized protein has protein sequence MEEQIAALAKAVHDGRAANDARLDAIQQSLELWRPSVTNLQQQLDELRTQVGRIALHPMLTASSTSPEDAVVQPVSSPPTDDPGHHGSSGHSRNVDSGGSAHGVVTTLVPPPVTGEPLRPPFPLKSGELGWDLAHTVDLPPQSPHVSFGGHGNWALPRLDFPSFDGENPQFWKNKCEKYFSVYGVQREMWVRVSTLHFEGNAARWLHVQEAHDTSFTWETLCSAVCAKFGREQYQVQLRQFNTLRRIGSVTVYMEQFEELMHRLLAHNPAFDPLFFTTQFLDGLKTDIKVGVALHRPQDLDSTFSLSLLQEELMGLMPRKDPGQARHPARPLPAAGGLHPRPVPPAPPAAAEDRRALDAAWAADRRAKPARGEDRVAALRNYRRARGLYFKCGERWGQGHQCAATVQLHVVEELLEMLQAEAQDRQGTELDSDEEQLMSISKVATTGATTPRTVRLLGLINGHEVLILVDLGSSHSFISEETTQKLKAQVQLMQPVSVKIVDGGTLTCFGYIPACETTQGQRFETDVRVLPLGSYDMVVGMDWLEACGPMLVDWTAKTLQFQHQGASITLVGLQPKLQQVEQVTMDQLLRLEQRVKPINIRPYRYTPEQKDEIEAQVKEMLEKGLITPSTSAFSSPVLLVKKKDQTWRFCVDYRHLNTITVKKTYPMPVIDELLDELAGSKWFSKLDLRAGYHQIRLVPEDEHKTAF, from the exons ATGGAAGAGCAGATCGCAGCCCTGGCGAAGGCGGTCCACGACGGGCGCGCCGCCAACGACGCCCGTCTCGACGCGATCCAGCAGTCGCTCGAGCTCTGGCGGCCGTCGGTGACCAACCTGCAGCAGCAACTCGACGAGCTGCGTACCCAGGTCGGCCGGATCGCCCTCCACCCCATGCTGACTGCGTCTTCGACATCTCCTGAGGACGCGGTGGTGCAGCCGGTGTCATCTCCTCCGACCGACGACCCTGGGCACCACGGGTCAAGTGGCCACAGCAGGAACGTCGACTCCGGGGGCTCGGCACACGGGGTAGTCACTACCCTGGTGCCGCCTCCGGTCACGGGTGAGCCTCTCCGGCCCCCTTTTCCTTTGAAATCCGGCGAATTGGGCTGGGATCTGGCACATACTGTTGATCTTCCACCTCAGTCGCCTCACGTTTCTTTCGGGGGACACGGCAATTGGGCCCTTCCGCGGCTTGATTTTCCATCCTTCGATGGCGAAAACCCCCAATTCTGGAAAAACAAATGTGAAAAATATTTCAGTGTTTATGGAGTTCAGAGAGAGATGTGGGTGCGGGTATCTACTCTCCATTTCGAGGGTAATGCCGCGCGTTGGCTGCATGTGCAGGAAGCACACGACACCTCCTTCACCTGGGAGACGCTTTGTTCAGCCGTGTGTGCCAAATTTGGCCGTGAACAGTACCAAGTTCAGCTTAGGCAGTTTAATACTCTTCGTCGGATAGGGTCGGTTACAGTGTACATGGAACAATTTGAGGAACTCATGCATCGGTTGTTAGCTCATAACCCTGCTTTTGATCCGTTGTTCTTCACTACGCAATTCCTTGATGGTCTCAAAACCGACATTAAAGTAGGTGTTGCTTTACATCGCCCGCAAGACTTGGACTCCACCTTTTCTCTTTCTCTGTTACAGGAGGAGCTGATGGGACTGATGCCCCGGAAGGACCCAGGCCAGGCGAGACACCCCGCTCGTCCACTGCCAGCTGCGGGTGGATTACATCCCCGCCCGGTGCCCCCCGCGCCTCCAGCAGCGGCAGAAGATCGTCGGGCTTTGGACGCGGCTTGGGCAGCTGACCGGCGCGCTAAACCAGCACGAGGCGAGGACCGCGTCGCCGCACTGCGCAATTACCGTCGCGCGCGCGGTCTCTACTTCAAGTGCGGGGAACGATGGGGGCAGGGCCATCAGTGCGCTGCCACCGTCCAACTCCATGTTGTCGAAGAGTTGTTGGAGATGCTGCAGGCCGAAGCGCAAGACAGGCAAGGGACTGAGTTAGATTCTGATGAGGAACAACTCATGTCCATCTCCAAGGTTGCGACCACAGGGGCAACAACCCCGCGAACTGTTCGATTGCTGGGTTTGATCAATGGCCACGAGGTGCTGATCCTGGTGGACTTAGGTAGCTCGCATAGTTTCATCAGTGAGGAAACAACTCAGAAACTGAAAGCACAAGTTCAGTTGATGCAGCCCGTGTCAGTAAAGATTGTAGACGGAGGCACCTTGACTTGTTTTGGATACATACCTGCTTGTGAGACAACACAAGGGCAGCGGTTCGAGACTGATGTCAGAGTTCTCCCTCTCGGTTCTTATGACATGGTGGTGGGAATGGATTGGTTAGAAGCATGCGGACCTATGTTGGTCGATTGGACAGCAAAAACGCTGCAGTTTCAGCATCAGGGAGCATCTATCACCCTGGTAGGATTGCAGCCCAAGCTTCAGCAAGTTGAGCAAGTGACAATGGATCAGTTACTCAGGCTGGAGCAAA GGGTGAAACCGATCAACATCAGACCGTATCGCTACACTCCTGAACAGAAAGACGAGATAGAAGCTCAGGTCAAGGAGATGTTGGAAAAAGGGCTCATCACACCTAGTACGAGTGCATTTTCATCGCCCGTGCTGCTGGTCAAGAAGAAGGACCAAACATGGCGTTTCTGTGTCGATTACCGTCATCTCAACACCATCACTGTCAAGAAAACCTACCCGATGCCTGTGATCGACGAGCTGCTCGACGAGTTGGCTGGTTCTAAGTGGTTCTCGAAGTTGGATTTGCGAGCCGGATATCATCAAATCCGCTTGGTCCCGGAGGATGAGCACAAGACAGCATTCTGA